A genomic stretch from Candidatus Hydrogenedentota bacterium includes:
- a CDS encoding aldehyde dehydrogenase EutE: MSERDVVVAAVSRARRAFLEMERRSLDLRFAIVASMRDAAVAHVKELSLLAADETGLGRTEDKIKKNLLVTVKTPGPEMLEPRAKSGDHGLMLTERAPYGVIGAIIPSTNPTETVINNSIAMVSGGNAVVFNAHPSAKRCSIRCVEILNDAIVRAGGPADLVTAVEGPSIATAQSLMKAQDVTLLVVTGGPGVVREAMVSGKKVIAAGPGNPPAVVDETADIPVAARNIVAGASLDNNIICTAEKEVVVVSSVADELKREMIACGCVEVTGSDIERLCNVIFDSRDGRNGVINKNWIGKDANLILREVGIDAPASTRLAICEVDRDHPLPWTEQLMPVLPVVRAANADDAIDLALAYEGGRRHTATMHSRNIDKLSKMARLVNCSIFVKNGPTFAGLGMGGEGYTSFTIASPTGEGMTSPISFTRERRCTLVDSFRIV, from the coding sequence GTGTCCGAACGGGACGTTGTAGTCGCGGCAGTGTCACGAGCACGGCGCGCGTTTCTCGAAATGGAGCGGCGCAGCCTCGACCTCCGCTTCGCCATCGTAGCCTCGATGCGCGACGCCGCGGTGGCGCACGTCAAGGAACTCTCCCTGTTGGCTGCGGACGAAACGGGTCTCGGGCGCACGGAAGACAAGATCAAGAAGAACCTCCTCGTGACCGTAAAAACGCCGGGGCCGGAGATGCTCGAGCCCCGCGCCAAAAGCGGCGACCACGGCCTCATGCTCACGGAGCGCGCGCCATACGGCGTAATTGGCGCAATCATTCCTTCGACGAACCCCACCGAAACAGTCATCAACAACTCGATTGCCATGGTCAGCGGTGGGAATGCCGTAGTATTCAATGCGCACCCCAGCGCAAAGCGCTGCTCGATCCGGTGCGTCGAAATCCTGAATGATGCCATCGTGCGCGCGGGCGGACCCGCTGACCTCGTCACCGCCGTCGAAGGACCTTCCATCGCCACAGCGCAGTCCCTCATGAAGGCCCAGGACGTTACACTGCTGGTCGTGACCGGCGGGCCGGGCGTCGTGCGCGAAGCGATGGTATCGGGCAAGAAGGTCATCGCGGCCGGACCGGGCAATCCTCCCGCCGTCGTGGATGAGACCGCCGACATCCCAGTGGCCGCGCGGAACATCGTCGCCGGCGCGTCACTCGACAACAACATCATTTGCACGGCCGAGAAGGAAGTCGTTGTGGTGTCATCCGTCGCCGACGAACTGAAGCGCGAGATGATTGCGTGCGGATGCGTAGAAGTCACCGGCAGCGACATCGAACGTCTGTGCAACGTGATCTTCGATTCTCGCGATGGCCGAAACGGCGTCATCAACAAGAATTGGATCGGCAAAGACGCAAACCTGATCCTGCGCGAAGTCGGAATCGACGCGCCCGCATCGACGCGCCTTGCAATCTGCGAAGTGGACCGCGATCATCCGCTCCCGTGGACCGAGCAGCTTATGCCGGTGTTGCCAGTCGTGCGCGCTGCAAATGCCGACGATGCAATCGATCTTGCGCTGGCCTACGAGGGCGGCCGCCGCCACACCGCGACAATGCACTCGCGAAACATCGATAAGCTGTCCAAGATGGCGCGGCTCGTAAACTGCTCGATCTTTGTGAAAAACGGCCCGACCTTCGCCGGCCTCGGCATGGGCGGCGAGGGCTACACCTCCTTCACCATCGCCAGCCCCACCGGCGAAGGCATGACCTCCCCCATCAGCTTCACGCGCGAGCGCCGCTGCACCTTGGTGGATTCGTTCCGCATTGTGTGA
- a CDS encoding CPBP family intramembrane metalloprotease, whose amino-acid sequence MSENAVPPPLPETEPTAPDVPVRTEPRFRDLAIALAIIWCCNFLLQIVGVGTFFAIRYAQTGEMPNMDLPPTLLFALVLLDWAVALPIAFYFSCVRSKRSFRAGFGLISVPARVASQSLTIGIVGAIVAGVVMTLFATGEAPIYEIAVDESADGSPTLLFSFLIFAVMVPPLEELYYRGFIFPILRRSLSPAWAIGIVSIWFALLHAAQLWGEWAGLGVVVVMGTVWTIQRHVYDSLTPSIISHWTYNTALVVLQVAAGI is encoded by the coding sequence ATGAGCGAAAACGCCGTCCCGCCCCCCCTACCCGAGACCGAACCCACCGCGCCCGATGTTCCCGTCAGGACTGAACCCCGCTTTCGCGACCTGGCGATCGCCCTCGCGATCATCTGGTGCTGCAACTTCCTTCTGCAAATTGTGGGAGTCGGAACCTTTTTCGCAATCCGATACGCCCAAACCGGCGAAATGCCGAATATGGATTTGCCACCCACACTCTTGTTCGCGCTGGTATTGCTGGACTGGGCCGTTGCACTGCCAATCGCTTTCTACTTTTCCTGCGTGCGTTCCAAGAGATCGTTTCGCGCGGGGTTCGGACTAATCTCGGTTCCCGCGCGCGTGGCGTCCCAGAGCCTGACCATCGGGATCGTCGGAGCGATCGTCGCCGGCGTGGTGATGACCCTGTTTGCAACCGGCGAGGCGCCCATCTACGAAATTGCAGTGGACGAATCCGCCGATGGCAGCCCCACACTTCTGTTCTCCTTCCTCATCTTTGCAGTCATGGTACCCCCACTCGAAGAGTTGTATTATCGGGGTTTCATCTTCCCCATCCTGCGGCGCAGCCTGTCGCCGGCCTGGGCTATTGGAATCGTTTCGATTTGGTTCGCGTTGCTGCATGCCGCGCAATTGTGGGGAGAATGGGCAGGGCTGGGGGTTGTCGTCGTCATGGGAACGGTGTGGACCATTCAGCGACACGTGTATGATTCCCTGACACCCAGCATCATTAGTCATTGGACCTACAACACCGCGTTGGTCGTGCTGCAAGTGGCCGCCGGAATATAG
- a CDS encoding EutN/CcmL family microcompartment protein: MQIGRIVGTVVSTAKEPSLEGRKLLIVKTLDIDARETGGYVVAVDAVGAGAGEVVLVASGSSARLTEATRDRPSDAVIMAIVDSWDVEGTVKWRKA, translated from the coding sequence ATGCAAATCGGACGCATAGTAGGCACTGTCGTTTCCACCGCGAAGGAACCGTCGCTCGAGGGGCGCAAGCTCCTCATCGTGAAGACGCTCGACATTGACGCGCGAGAAACCGGCGGATACGTCGTCGCGGTCGACGCCGTCGGCGCGGGTGCTGGCGAGGTCGTTCTGGTCGCTTCCGGTAGCTCCGCGCGCCTCACCGAAGCCACGCGCGACCGGCCGAGCGACGCCGTAATTATGGCGATTGTCGATTCCTGGGACGTGGAAGGGACCGTCAAGTGGCGGAAGGCATGA
- a CDS encoding BMC domain-containing protein produces the protein MADALGMVETRGFAAMVEASDAMVKAAKVELVGYEKIGGGYVTAIVRGDVAAVKASCEAGERAARAVGEVVSVHIIPRPHANVDVALPLGRRDEAAKEMKK, from the coding sequence ATGGCTGACGCACTGGGTATGGTGGAAACGCGCGGGTTCGCCGCGATGGTCGAAGCATCGGACGCAATGGTAAAAGCCGCCAAGGTCGAGCTGGTCGGCTACGAGAAGATCGGCGGCGGCTACGTGACCGCCATCGTTCGCGGCGATGTCGCCGCCGTGAAAGCATCCTGCGAGGCCGGCGAACGCGCGGCGCGCGCAGTCGGCGAAGTCGTCAGCGTCCATATCATCCCGCGCCCGCACGCGAACGTCGACGTGGCGCTACCCCTTGGCCGCCGCGACGAGGCCGCGAAAGAGATGAAGAAGTAG
- a CDS encoding BMC domain-containing protein yields the protein MAELRSFFVIDNLQEQLASFMASTVQGYMPVAGMANLFVEVAPGMDIVRLLDIAVKTTDVRPAIQVVERSFGTLEVHSESQANVRQAGDAVLAALDATESDRIKPRIASSTVIRKVDPYHASLINKSRDGSMLLAGQTLFILETQPALYAILAANEAEKASRVTLVDLRPFGNYGRLYLGGEEADVVVGSEAAVKALDGLNGRTD from the coding sequence ATGGCCGAACTGCGCAGCTTTTTCGTCATAGACAATTTGCAGGAACAACTCGCCTCGTTCATGGCGTCGACGGTACAGGGTTACATGCCGGTCGCGGGCATGGCGAACCTCTTCGTCGAGGTTGCGCCCGGCATGGACATCGTCCGATTGCTGGATATCGCAGTGAAAACGACCGACGTCCGGCCCGCAATCCAGGTCGTCGAGCGCAGCTTCGGCACCCTCGAGGTGCACAGCGAGTCGCAGGCCAACGTACGGCAGGCAGGCGACGCGGTTCTAGCCGCGCTCGACGCGACGGAATCCGATCGCATCAAGCCCCGAATCGCATCGAGCACGGTCATACGAAAAGTCGACCCCTACCACGCCAGCCTAATTAACAAGAGCCGTGACGGCTCGATGCTGCTCGCGGGCCAGACCCTTTTCATCCTGGAAACCCAGCCCGCGCTGTACGCAATTCTCGCCGCCAACGAAGCCGAGAAGGCGAGCCGCGTGACCTTGGTCGACTTGCGCCCCTTCGGAAACTATGGCCGATTGTATCTCGGCGGCGAGGAAGCAGACGTGGTCGTGGGCAGCGAGGCGGCCGTAAAGGCGCTCGATGGATTGAACGGGCGGACGGACTAG
- a CDS encoding methyltransferase domain-containing protein — protein sequence MQPTTLIGIGVGILLGLVAMSVAWRYLARVGNLPCPTWLAWMLELKFMERHGGQSTTIDALDLAPGMRVVDVGCGPGRLTFRAADLVGPGGEVVALDIQPRMLERLNKRIHERGVENVKPILAGAGDGNLPADYFDRAFLVTVLGEIPDRERALREIHHALKDDGMLVITEIFPDPHYQRVGKLRELAGKTGFEFATLRAKTFSYTAQLRKKG from the coding sequence TTGCAGCCAACGACGCTCATCGGGATTGGCGTTGGAATCCTCCTTGGCCTTGTCGCGATGAGCGTTGCATGGCGATATCTCGCTCGCGTCGGAAATCTCCCGTGCCCCACCTGGCTCGCGTGGATGCTCGAACTCAAGTTCATGGAGAGGCACGGCGGACAATCCACGACCATCGACGCGCTCGATCTGGCCCCCGGCATGCGCGTCGTTGATGTCGGGTGCGGGCCCGGCCGGCTGACGTTTCGGGCCGCCGACCTCGTTGGGCCGGGGGGTGAAGTCGTCGCATTGGACATCCAGCCCCGCATGCTCGAACGCCTGAACAAGCGAATCCACGAGCGCGGCGTCGAAAACGTCAAGCCGATTCTGGCCGGTGCGGGGGACGGGAACCTACCGGCGGACTATTTCGATCGGGCATTCCTGGTCACGGTATTGGGCGAGATACCGGACCGCGAACGCGCTCTGCGCGAAATTCACCACGCGTTGAAGGACGACGGAATGCTCGTCATAACGGAGATTTTCCCGGACCCGCACTACCAGCGCGTCGGGAAGCTGCGCGAACTGGCGGGCAAAACTGGATTCGAATTCGCTACACTGCGCGCCAAGACGTTTTCCTACACCGCGCAATTGCGCAAGAAAGGATAG
- a CDS encoding branched-chain amino acid transaminase: MAKRIIDPGKFAYFEGKFVPIEEANVSILTHSFNYGTALFEGIRGYYRESDGNVLVFRLKEHVDRLVRNFGILCMDIPESRDDIARICVELVKRSGFKEGVYIRPIAYKCERSLGPKLHDVESSFCCWVMKLGDYVDVDAGLDCMVTSWRRLSDNAIPSRAKSVGSYINSSLASSEAKQNGFDEAIFLREDGTVAEGSAMNLFMVLDGKLVTTPPTADILVGITRNTVIQLAREELGLEIIERPIARTEMYVCDELFFTGTGAQVAPVRSVDRRNIGSGEPGPISRRLQKIYFDVVQGKVPKYAHWCTPVY; encoded by the coding sequence ATGGCCAAGCGCATTATTGACCCGGGGAAATTCGCCTACTTCGAGGGCAAATTCGTGCCGATCGAAGAGGCAAACGTCAGCATACTCACCCACTCGTTCAACTACGGCACGGCATTGTTCGAAGGTATCCGCGGCTACTACCGCGAAAGCGACGGCAACGTCCTCGTCTTTCGCCTGAAAGAACACGTCGATCGCCTGGTGCGTAATTTCGGCATTCTGTGCATGGACATTCCCGAGTCGCGCGACGATATCGCGCGCATCTGCGTCGAACTGGTCAAGCGCAGCGGTTTCAAGGAAGGGGTTTATATCCGCCCCATCGCCTATAAGTGCGAGCGCTCGCTCGGTCCGAAGCTTCATGACGTCGAAAGCAGCTTCTGCTGCTGGGTCATGAAGCTGGGCGATTACGTCGACGTCGATGCCGGGCTCGACTGCATGGTCACCTCATGGCGCCGCCTCTCCGACAACGCCATTCCCAGCCGCGCGAAGTCGGTCGGCAGCTACATCAACTCCTCCCTCGCATCGAGCGAAGCCAAACAGAACGGTTTCGACGAGGCCATTTTTCTGCGCGAAGACGGGACGGTTGCCGAGGGCAGCGCCATGAACCTGTTCATGGTTCTCGATGGGAAACTCGTCACCACGCCGCCAACGGCGGACATTCTCGTCGGCATCACGCGAAACACGGTAATTCAACTCGCCCGCGAGGAACTTGGCCTTGAGATTATCGAACGTCCCATCGCTCGCACCGAAATGTACGTCTGCGATGAGTTGTTCTTCACCGGTACCGGGGCACAGGTCGCCCCCGTGCGGTCCGTCGACCGGCGCAATATCGGCAGCGGCGAACCCGGCCCCATCTCGCGCCGGCTACAAAAGATTTACTTCGATGTCGTTCAGGGTAAAGTGCCCAAGTACGCCCACTGGTGTACGCCGGTCTACTGA
- a CDS encoding DegT/DnrJ/EryC1/StrS family aminotransferase — protein sequence MSIVSASRLALKGGVPVRPATKPWHSWPVFDDLERKALLDTLESGKWFLDARIKKFEHEFAAFQDAKHCIALNSGTAGLEICLEALEVGPGDEVIVPPYTFVATASAAMRVGATVIFVDVDDTWNINPDLIEAAITPRTKAIMPVHFGSAVADMDRINAIAARHGIHVIEDACHSWGSKWKGKGTGALGHGGVFSFQMSKNITAGEGGVILTDHEDFADMCRAISNCGRTRGAAWYEHSVVGTNARMSEFHAAVLSAQLTRLEDQTLRREKNAAILNEALGALEGITPQPGDSRMTRRAYHLYGLRINPELFGCSRDKAVEAVKAEGLPCGGGYMHPLYKQPVFTNCKTGPDYTKVHCPVAEDMCYRSVVWFPHHFLLGTEDDMQDIVDIFTKVKENAGELTD from the coding sequence ATGTCTATTGTATCGGCCTCTCGTCTGGCGCTGAAGGGGGGCGTGCCCGTCCGTCCGGCCACAAAGCCTTGGCACTCGTGGCCGGTATTCGACGATCTGGAGCGCAAGGCGCTGCTGGATACGTTGGAGTCGGGCAAGTGGTTCCTGGACGCGCGCATCAAGAAGTTCGAACACGAGTTCGCTGCGTTCCAAGATGCGAAACACTGCATCGCCCTCAATAGCGGGACTGCGGGCCTCGAGATTTGCCTTGAAGCGCTGGAAGTCGGCCCGGGGGACGAGGTCATCGTTCCGCCGTACACGTTTGTGGCGACTGCGAGCGCGGCAATGCGCGTGGGCGCAACGGTGATCTTTGTCGATGTCGACGATACCTGGAACATCAATCCCGACTTAATCGAGGCGGCCATAACGCCGAGAACCAAAGCGATTATGCCGGTGCATTTTGGGAGTGCGGTCGCGGATATGGACCGAATTAACGCCATCGCCGCAAGGCATGGCATCCACGTCATCGAGGATGCGTGCCATTCGTGGGGATCGAAGTGGAAGGGCAAGGGGACGGGAGCGCTGGGGCATGGCGGCGTGTTTAGCTTCCAGATGTCGAAGAACATTACCGCCGGCGAAGGCGGCGTGATACTCACCGACCACGAGGATTTCGCAGACATGTGCCGGGCGATCTCGAACTGCGGGCGCACGAGGGGCGCTGCATGGTACGAACACTCCGTGGTCGGTACGAACGCGCGAATGTCCGAGTTTCACGCGGCGGTGTTGAGCGCGCAACTGACGCGGCTCGAAGATCAGACCTTGCGCCGCGAGAAGAACGCCGCGATCCTCAACGAGGCGCTCGGGGCACTCGAGGGAATTACGCCGCAGCCGGGCGATTCGCGCATGACGCGGCGCGCGTATCATCTCTACGGGCTGCGCATCAATCCAGAACTGTTTGGCTGTTCGCGGGACAAGGCCGTCGAGGCAGTGAAGGCCGAGGGCTTGCCGTGCGGGGGCGGGTATATGCACCCGCTGTACAAGCAGCCGGTGTTTACGAACTGCAAGACTGGACCGGACTACACGAAGGTCCATTGTCCCGTTGCGGAAGACATGTGTTACCGCAGTGTGGTGTGGTTTCCGCACCACTTCCTGCTCGGAACCGAGGACGACATGCAGGACATCGTCGACATCTTCACGAAGGTCAAAGAGAACGCCGGCGAGTTGACAGACTAG
- a CDS encoding class I SAM-dependent methyltransferase, translating into MGFYSRYVFPRMMDMVMSSGQMSRVRAAVLSGVSGDVFEIGVGTGLNLAHYPAHVTELTTADPNAGMCGMAQRRIHARGMKVTHHTVGGENLPIEDASFDCVVCTWTLCSIPKVEQALREVHRILRPGGKLHFVEHGLADDDRIRRWQHRLTPIQKIVSDGCHFNRDICALIQSQRFRFETIENYYLRRVPKFAGYLYQGIACKD; encoded by the coding sequence ATGGGCTTTTATTCGCGTTACGTATTCCCGCGCATGATGGACATGGTTATGTCGAGCGGTCAGATGTCGAGAGTCCGCGCGGCAGTCCTCTCCGGTGTGTCCGGCGATGTATTCGAGATTGGCGTCGGAACCGGGCTGAACTTGGCGCACTATCCCGCTCATGTGACGGAATTGACCACGGCGGATCCGAACGCGGGTATGTGCGGCATGGCGCAGCGGCGTATCCACGCGCGGGGGATGAAGGTCACGCATCACACCGTGGGCGGAGAAAACCTTCCCATTGAGGATGCCTCGTTCGATTGCGTCGTGTGTACGTGGACGCTGTGCAGCATTCCCAAGGTCGAACAGGCGCTTCGCGAAGTACATCGCATACTACGTCCCGGCGGCAAACTGCATTTTGTCGAGCATGGGCTCGCGGACGACGACCGCATTCGGCGCTGGCAGCACCGGCTGACGCCGATACAGAAGATCGTGAGCGACGGCTGCCACTTTAACCGGGACATCTGCGCGTTGATTCAATCGCAACGTTTTCGCTTCGAGACGATCGAGAATTACTACCTGCGCCGGGTACCGAAATTCGCTGGATACCTCTATCAAGGAATCGCCTGCAAAGACTAA
- a CDS encoding alpha-glucosidase/alpha-galactosidase — MPPRIAMIGAGSIGFTRTLAHDILAVSELRGCELSLTDINAANLDAVYRLLERDIAANGFPTKLSKTTDRRAALDGAKYAFCTVRVGGLEAFETDIRIPLKYGVDQCVGDTLCAGGIMYGQRGIPVLLDVCRDIRDVAPGCVFMNYSNPMAMLTWACNTYGGVNTIGLCHGVQDSTEVLANALGVPLSELDVAAAGINHQTWFLTVAHKGRDLRAEVLGALERHPVYRETEKVRIDILRRFGYWSTESNGHCSEYVPWYRKRRDRIARWIDRREWIHGETGGYLRFCKKTRATFARDCSRWLKEPAPDLSSQARSREHGSYIIEAMETGRTYRGHFNVINRGCITNLPPDCVIEAPGYIDRAGLHTPIVGDLPLACAATCNASVQVQRMAVEAAVRGDVVLLKQAMLHDPLVGAVCSPPEVWKMADEMIAAQKKWLPQYRVRAARGTERRRKASGHR; from the coding sequence ATGCCGCCACGTATCGCGATGATAGGCGCGGGAAGCATCGGATTTACGCGTACATTGGCGCACGACATTCTCGCCGTTTCGGAACTGCGCGGGTGCGAACTGTCGTTAACGGACATCAATGCAGCGAATCTGGATGCCGTATACCGTCTTCTCGAACGGGACATCGCCGCAAACGGTTTCCCGACGAAACTGAGCAAAACCACGGACCGGCGCGCTGCTCTCGATGGGGCGAAATATGCATTTTGTACCGTGCGCGTCGGCGGGCTGGAGGCGTTTGAAACGGACATTCGTATTCCGCTGAAGTACGGCGTCGACCAGTGCGTAGGAGACACCCTGTGCGCGGGCGGGATTATGTACGGGCAACGTGGGATTCCGGTGCTGCTCGATGTCTGCCGCGATATCCGCGACGTCGCGCCGGGTTGCGTGTTCATGAATTACTCGAACCCGATGGCGATGCTGACATGGGCGTGCAATACCTACGGAGGAGTGAACACCATCGGGCTGTGTCACGGTGTGCAGGACTCGACGGAGGTTCTGGCGAACGCGCTCGGTGTGCCGCTGAGCGAACTCGACGTTGCCGCGGCTGGAATCAATCACCAGACATGGTTTCTGACAGTGGCACACAAGGGCCGCGATCTGCGCGCCGAGGTGCTCGGCGCACTGGAACGTCACCCAGTCTATCGCGAGACCGAGAAGGTGCGGATCGATATCCTGCGACGGTTCGGATATTGGTCGACGGAGAGCAACGGACACTGCTCCGAGTATGTCCCGTGGTATCGCAAACGGCGAGACCGGATCGCGAGATGGATTGACCGGAGGGAGTGGATTCACGGTGAAACGGGCGGATATCTGCGATTCTGCAAGAAGACTCGCGCGACATTTGCGCGCGACTGCTCCCGCTGGCTAAAGGAGCCCGCGCCCGACTTATCGTCCCAGGCGCGGTCGCGAGAGCACGGAAGCTACATCATCGAGGCGATGGAAACCGGCCGCACGTATCGCGGTCACTTTAACGTGATTAATCGGGGTTGCATTACGAACCTGCCGCCGGATTGCGTGATCGAAGCGCCGGGTTATATCGATCGCGCCGGGTTGCACACACCGATTGTCGGCGACTTGCCGCTGGCGTGTGCGGCGACATGCAACGCGAGCGTGCAGGTCCAGCGCATGGCTGTGGAAGCCGCGGTGCGCGGCGATGTCGTGCTATTGAAACAAGCCATGCTGCACGATCCGCTCGTCGGCGCCGTGTGTTCGCCTCCGGAAGTCTGGAAGATGGCTGACGAAATGATCGCCGCGCAGAAGAAGTGGCTCCCGCAGTACCGTGTGCGTGCAGCACGCGGCACGGAACGGCGGCGCAAGGCGAGCGGACACCGGTAA
- a CDS encoding phosphodiester glycosidase family protein, translating to MCCAAFAADDSKAQPIRYERMAFEGAEFHVVQVDLREAQVGAVWRGEDGKPLMTFANALEHCRSKSLEPLFMTNAGIFTPGIAPGGLYVESGAVRVPVNRNEGKGNFHLKPNGVFFLDTEGAHVQDTELVHEDAVRKMLVATQSGPLLVGDGKLHPGFRRESENKKVRSGVGVRTPLDVCFVLSEGEVNFHLFARLFLESLQCQNALYLDGVISQFYMPGKPEFQPGLEQFAAMLVVTAK from the coding sequence ATGTGCTGCGCGGCATTCGCCGCCGATGACTCGAAGGCCCAACCCATACGGTACGAACGTATGGCGTTTGAAGGAGCGGAATTTCATGTAGTTCAGGTGGACCTGCGCGAAGCCCAGGTCGGCGCGGTTTGGAGAGGTGAGGACGGCAAGCCACTCATGACGTTTGCCAACGCGTTGGAGCATTGTCGCTCCAAATCACTGGAACCGTTGTTCATGACCAATGCCGGTATTTTCACACCGGGCATCGCGCCGGGCGGGCTGTACGTAGAATCGGGCGCGGTGCGCGTTCCGGTTAATCGCAACGAGGGAAAGGGCAACTTCCATCTGAAACCCAACGGCGTGTTTTTCCTCGACACAGAAGGTGCGCACGTGCAGGACACCGAACTTGTCCATGAAGACGCTGTCAGGAAGATGCTCGTTGCAACGCAATCGGGACCGTTGCTGGTTGGTGACGGCAAGCTTCACCCGGGGTTCCGGCGCGAGTCAGAAAACAAGAAAGTGCGCAGCGGTGTGGGCGTCCGGACTCCGCTGGATGTCTGCTTCGTTCTGAGTGAGGGCGAAGTGAATTTTCATCTTTTCGCGCGGTTATTTCTAGAATCGCTTCAATGCCAGAACGCGCTCTATTTGGATGGCGTCATTTCGCAATTCTACATGCCGGGCAAGCCGGAGTTTCAGCCCGGCTTGGAACAGTTCGCGGCGATGCTTGTGGTCACGGCGAAGTAG
- a CDS encoding arylsulfatase, with protein sequence MSSTHSSQPTSVISDASRHTRRQFFAQSALLAAGSAAVAAEPARSAVTAERRPNVLLIMTDDHGYGDLGCYGNPHLKTPNIDRLHAESTRLTQHHHSPVCTPTRASLMTGRYNYRTCAIDTFRGRAMMHPGETTIAEIFAASGYKTGIFGKWHLGDCFPMRACDKGFQESLVLRGGGLSQPADFPGGEGYFNPILLRDGVPERRDGYCADIFANEAIAFLERHKDEPFFLYVPTNAPHTPLEVEDRYAEPYRKLGLDDRIAKFYGMVANIDENVGRIMDALDRLGLRDNTIVLFMTDNGAQMPAEALRFNAGMRGQKATVYEGGIRVPCFVRWPEKISAGKDVERLTAHIDIAPTLLDLCGVPAPDTVRFDGRSAAPLLTDDNADWPDRTLFFQWHRGDAPEPYNNCCALTHQYKLVNGVELYDLQSDLAEENDIATQNPEVVTRLRKEYEAWFEDVSATRGYAPPEIVVGHERGGPTYLTLQDQRAGEGGGYGANGFWKTRIARAGTYDVTLRFAQEVNSGTAHVQIGGTRASAPIAEGAEFTIINGVKLHDGPASVRAWANNPDPANGARYVDIVHVDA encoded by the coding sequence ATGAGCTCAACCCATTCCAGTCAACCGACATCCGTCATATCTGACGCAAGCCGCCATACCCGCCGGCAGTTCTTCGCGCAGTCGGCGCTGCTGGCAGCCGGGTCAGCAGCGGTTGCGGCCGAGCCAGCCAGGTCTGCCGTGACGGCGGAACGCCGCCCGAATGTCCTGCTCATCATGACCGACGACCACGGCTACGGCGATCTCGGCTGCTACGGCAATCCGCACCTCAAGACTCCGAACATCGATCGGCTCCACGCGGAATCCACGCGGCTCACCCAACATCACCACTCCCCCGTCTGCACGCCCACGCGCGCCAGCCTGATGACCGGCCGCTACAACTACCGCACCTGTGCCATCGACACGTTTCGCGGTCGCGCGATGATGCATCCCGGCGAAACGACGATCGCGGAAATCTTCGCAGCATCCGGCTACAAGACCGGCATCTTCGGCAAGTGGCACCTCGGCGACTGCTTCCCCATGCGCGCGTGCGACAAGGGGTTTCAGGAATCGCTCGTCCTGCGCGGAGGCGGATTGTCGCAGCCCGCCGACTTCCCCGGCGGCGAGGGCTACTTCAACCCCATCCTGCTAAGAGACGGCGTGCCCGAACGGCGCGACGGCTACTGCGCGGACATTTTCGCGAACGAAGCGATTGCCTTTCTGGAACGCCACAAGGACGAACCGTTCTTTCTCTATGTCCCGACCAACGCCCCGCATACTCCCCTCGAAGTGGAAGATCGCTACGCGGAACCGTACCGCAAGTTGGGCCTCGACGATCGAATCGCCAAGTTCTACGGCATGGTCGCCAACATCGACGAAAACGTCGGGCGCATCATGGACGCACTCGATCGCCTCGGACTTCGCGACAACACCATCGTGCTCTTCATGACCGACAACGGCGCGCAGATGCCCGCGGAGGCCCTGCGCTTCAACGCGGGCATGCGCGGGCAAAAAGCGACCGTCTACGAGGGCGGCATCCGCGTGCCCTGTTTCGTGCGGTGGCCCGAAAAGATATCTGCTGGAAAAGACGTCGAGCGCCTTACCGCGCACATCGACATAGCGCCGACATTGCTCGATCTCTGCGGCGTCCCCGCGCCGGACACCGTTCGATTCGACGGCCGCAGTGCCGCGCCACTCCTGACGGATGACAACGCCGATTGGCCGGACCGCACCCTATTCTTCCAATGGCATCGGGGTGATGCGCCGGAACCGTACAACAATTGCTGTGCGCTTACGCATCAATACAAGCTCGTCAACGGCGTCGAATTGTATGACCTCCAATCGGACCTCGCCGAAGAAAACGACATCGCCACACAAAACCCCGAAGTCGTAACGCGCCTGCGCAAAGAGTATGAAGCGTGGTTCGAGGATGTTAGCGCAACTCGCGGATATGCGCCCCCGGAGATCGTCGTTGGCCACGAACGTGGCGGCCCCACGTACCTCACCCTGCAAGACCAACGCGCCGGCGAAGGTGGCGGCTACGGCGCGAACGGGTTCTGGAAGACGCGTATTGCTCGCGCCGGTACGTACGACGTGACCCTGCGCTTCGCTCAGGAAGTAAACTCGGGGACCGCGCACGTGCAGATCGGTGGTACGCGGGCGAGCGCGCCAATCGCAGAAGGCGCGGAGTTCACCATCATCAACGGCGTGAAACTACACGACGGCCCCGCATCCGTCCGCGCCTGGGCCAACAACCCCGACCCCGCCAACGGCGCTCGATACGTGGACATTGTGCATGTTGATGCGTGA